GTGCGCCAAAGACGGCAAGCACACCGCAATTGTTGAGCTGAACGAAACGCTCGGCGGGGAGTGCCTGCACCGCGGCACGATTCCGTCAAAGGCGCTACGGCATTCGATACAAAGGTATATCGAGTCGATGTCGAACCCCTTGGTCAAAAGTCATGTTAACTTCGCGAGCCGCGAGCTCGATTTTCCCCAGATGCTGGCAGCAGCGCGCAAGATTATCGAACGCGAGGCTCAGCACAACCTCAGCTATTATGAACGCAACCGGGTTGATGTGTACGGCGGTCGCGCGCGCATCGTGACGCCGAATGAAATTCAGATTGAGATGGGCCAGCGTGGCACTGAGACGATTCAGGCAGACGCGATTATCGTCGCGACGGGTTCAAGGCCCTACCACCCGCCCGATATTAAGTTCGACGACCATGTTCTCGACAGCGACACGGTGCTTGAGCTCGCCTACACTCCCCGCTCGATCACGATTTATGGTGCGGGTGTCATTGGCTGCGAGTACGCTTCGATCTTTAAAGGTCTCGGCATTAAGGTGACTCTGGTTAATCACCGCGCGAAGCTGCTCGAGTTTCTCGACGATGAGATTATTGATGCGCTGAGTTACCATCTACGCGAACAGGGCATTGTCATCAAGCACGGTGAAGAATATGAGAAGGTCGAACGCGATGGCAACGAGGTACAACTGCACCTCAAGTCTGGCAAGATTATCAAATCAGAAGCGCTGCTCTGGGCGAACGGGCGCAGCGGCAATAGTGCGGGGCTCTTCGGTTTCGAGAGCGGCATCGAAATCGACCACCGCGGTCAGATCAAGAAGAATGAAAACTTTCAGACCGCGCTGCCGCACATCTACGCAGTTGGCGATGTCTCTGGCCCGCCGGCGCTCGCGAGTGCCGCTTTCAACCAGGGTCGTTTCGTCGCGCTGCACATCACACGTGGCACGTCGTTTGCGAACCTGGTACAAAGAATTCCGACGGGGATATATACCGCACCCGAGATCAGCTCGCTTGGCAAAACAGAGCGCGAACTAACCGCAGAAAAGGTGCCGTATGAAGTCGGCCAGGCCCACTTTCGTAATATCGCCCGCGCGCAGATTACCGGGCAGACCGCAGGTTTACTCAAGATTTTGTTTCACCGCGAGACGCTCGAGATTCTCGGCATACACTGCTTTGGCGATCAGGCTGCTGAGATTATCCACATCGGCCAGGCAATCATGTCGCAGCCGGCGCCGAACAACCGCGTGACGTGGTTTGTCGAGACGACGTTCAATTACCCGACTATGGCCGAAGCGTATAGGGTCGCGGCTCTGAATGGGATTAATCGACTTTGATTTAGAAGCGCCTGAGGCGCTTCTAAATCAAAGCGGCGCACGGGCTATTTGTACGCGACGCTGAACGCAAGGTACACGCCGAACTGTGACATTCTGAAATCCGAATCTTTAACATCGCCACCGGTAGTCTTCAGCAAGAGTTCGAGATCGGTGAGCGCAATCGAAGAATACATCAGGTTGAGGCTGATGCCCATCGCGAAGTTTTCGCTCTGCCACCATTCACGGCCAAATGCAAGCCCGCTGGCGAAACCGTTTTTGACTGAGACAGCCTGCCTGGTATCTTCATAGATCGCAGTCGCTGCCCCCACCATCGCGGTCATGAAGTAGTTGGTGCGCGTATAGTAGGTCAGCGAAGGGCCCCAGGTTGAAAGGCCGAGCGTGCGGCCCGAAAGCCTTTTTTCTGTAAGAATATCGGGGCTCGCCGATATGTTGGGTTCGCTGGTAAATGAAGAGCCTAGGTTAATGCCCAGAATCAGATTCTCTTCAATTGCGAACCCCGTGTTGAGCTGCACCATGAACGAGGTACCCGATAGCGCAAGGGAATCAAATGAACCGACATTGCTCACGCCATAAGAGGCAAACCCTGGCCCGAGCATAAATTTCGCATGAAAGCCATTGTGGCGATACGCATCGGGGTTGCTGGCGCCTTCAGTTGCCTCGACCTGCGCAATCTTGCTCGAAACGACCGCGAGCGACCGGGTCGAAACAACATTAATCACGACCTGGTAGTTGCCCGAACCGCCGCTCTCGAGATTGCCCGAGACGATATAGTCATTTTGAACAGTTTGGTCGAGCGTCTTGTCGCTGCCCGCAAGTACGCCCTGCTGCGAGAGTTGCTTTTCTTTCAGCACCGAAGTTAAGGCATCCCGGTCGGTGACGCGGTAACCCAGCGCCGTCAGGTGCGCCACCGCTTTCGATTTTAGAGATGCCGCCATCGCGTCGGCCGTTTTGTTACCGCTCGCATTCTGGAAGGCAGCTACCCCGAAGGATTTTCCTTTCGCATCGCCCGGCACCGCTGCTTCGAGTGCTTCTGTGAAATTTTTGGTGCCTTTGGCCGAGGCGACGATGGCAGGCCCAGCATAATCGGGTACAAGATACCCCGGTATATCGCAGGTCTTTCCCCTGATTCGACAGGCGCGAATCGCATTTCTGTAAATGGGTTTGAGGCCGTCGCTCATTGAAATGATGATTTCAGTATCTGATTCGGCGGTGACAAAACCAACGTATTTTTCGCCATCGGCAGTCTCTACATTGTCACCTTTGGCCCTAGCAAAATCGTCGTAATCTCTGAAACCCGCGTGATCATCCTCAGACATCGGAAGGTCTGAGTACCATTTATTTTTTGAAAGAATGCGATAGATTCGGGCCCGCCGCACCGCTTCCACTTTTTCCTCATATTGCGTTCCGTATGCAAGTGTGTAGTACTCTTCACGAACGGTAATATGCAAGAACTCTGCATCGATGGACTTAACGCGTGCTTGTTCAATTACTGAAGAATCGCGGAGGCGTATCGCAACCTCTGCACCGATGGAAATCGCCCCGAGATTGTTGGCAGGCAAAGGCTGCCGGTTGATTCTAGTTGTGTTTGTGTTTTTCGCCGCAAAGGCAGTTGCGCTCAACAACAAAGACAAAGTAACATGGCGAATCATAACCGCACGTTTCGAACGTATTCAGATAGTCGATAAAAACTTTCTGATCGTCTCACGGCCCGCTGCTGATACTTTCGAGTCGGCAGGGGTGCCATAAAGTCCGCGCAGCCATTCGCCGGGCAACAGAAATGCCGCACGGGGGCGCTCCGCATATTCCTGTGCCGTCAGCGGGCCCGATTCGAGATCAAACGCAACTGTGTTTTCGAGTTCTTCATCGCCGGGGTGCGCCGCGAGGCCGAGCGCGACCATGAGGTTCCAATAGCAGAGGTCGAGGCAGACCGAGGCTGACGCCCCCGAATAGGGCAACGCCGCGAGGCTGTCAGAGAGAATCGTAAAAAATTCGGCACACTCGGGGCCACTCTTCAGATAGTCGGCGAGCCGCACAATTTCGGCGACCGCATGCATGCGTTGATAATCTTGCGTGTCTTCGTAGGGCGAAAACTGCAGCTCGATCGAACGCGGTATCACGCGCTCGTTGCCTTTCGCAGTAAAAATGATCTCGTGCACTGCACCGGGCTCATAATGAAACGAAGACCGTGTCGCCGACTTCAAAATACCCGGAATTTTGAACGAGCGCAGATCGCCCGAATCGAGCAGGCAATCGAGGTAGAGCGATTCACCGGGGGCGACTTTCTTCTTTACTATAATGGCGCGTGCTTTAGTGCCTGAGACACTCACGCGGTGGCACGCCCTGAAAGATCAATAACCACACTCTTCACCTGCCGATGCTTGAATTTCAGCAGAGTAAAACGGGCATTACCGTAGGTAAAGCTCGCCTTCTCTTTGAGTTCGCCGGTGAGCGAATGCAATACGAAACCTGCCACCGAATGAAATTTTTCTTCGGGCAGGTTGAGAGCAAGTTCGTCGTTCAGATCTGAAAGCGACATGCGTGCATCAACCCGGTAGACTTTGGGTTCGATCTGCATCACCTGCTTGCTGACGCTGTCATATTCATCTTGAATTTCGCCGACAATTTCTTCGAGAATATCTTCAAGCGTGATCATACCCGTCACGTCGCCGTGTTCGTTGACCGTGAGCGCAAGGTGGTGTCGGTTAAGGCGCATTTCGCGCATCAGCGAGAGTACACTCTGCGATTCGGGCACCACGAGTGGCTTTCTCAGGTGGCTCGCGAGGTCGAATTTTTTACGCTGCGCGGGTGTGAGCGCAATCAGATCTTTCACGAACAGCACGCCATGATAGTGCCTGAGACCCTCACGGTTCTCAAATACAGGTATACGTGAATGGCCGGTTTTGCGAAACACGGTTTCAATTTCTTTGAGAGAAGCGCCAATGGCAACACTCGTGAGATTGACTTCAGCAGTTTTGACATCCGCCGCGCGCGTCTCGTGAAGCTCCATGATCTCGAGAATCATCTGCATCTGTTCGTTGCGCGCTGAAATCTTGTTGGCCTTAAAGAATTGTATCAGTTTTTCGCGCAGAGACTTCTTGCGGCCGAAGACCTTGCGCAGCGTGTTCGTGAATTTTCTGCGGCGTGCCATCAGCGGGTTATGAGGCCCTCGGCCTTTTGGGGCAAGAGTCGGTTAAGCGCAGCCGACTCAAGCTTCTGCATTTCGCGCCGCGCGCGTTCTGAACGTTCGTGGTCGTAACCCATAACGTGTAGCACGCCATGCACGAGCAACACCGTCAGCTCATCGGCAAGGCTGTGGCGCATTTCACGCGCCTGGCGGGCAGCGGTGGCATAAGAAATATAAACTTCACCGTAGGGTTCATGTTCAAAAGTTTTCACACCTTTTTCGGCGTAGCAGAATGAGAGCACATCGGTCGGGCCAGTCTTGCCGCGGTAGGCCTGGTTGAGCCTCGCAATCGCCGGGTCGCTCACCAGCTGCACAAGCATATTCTTTTTCTGGCCGCGCGCCGGCGCCGAACCTGCCTTGGGTTTCACCGAGCGAAGCGCCTTTTCAACTGCGACGAGACCTGCTTCGAATTTTGTGATTTCGGCATTGAGACGTGGGGGCCTTGCCCCGGCGGCAAGTTCGAGACCTATCAACTTTTGAACTGACTCCGCGCGTCGTCGAGACTGCCCACGATCGAGAACCTTCCGCTGAGGTCGGTCATGTCGAAGAGTTCTTGAACGAAAGCCGTCGGCTTGGTAAGGTACATTTTGCCGCGATTCTGTTCGACCGTGCGGGCTATCGTCAGAAGCAGCGCTATGCCTGTGCTGTTGATGTATTCGAGCGCCGAAATATCGAGAATGCAGTCGTAGACGCCATTTTCGAAAATCGCCTTCACCTTTGAGTTGAGATCGAAAATATTATCTGACGTGATTTTGCCGCTGAACGTCATAAAATTGACCGGCCGGCTACCGACTTTTTCAGTCTCGGTTCTGAGCTGCAATAAATTCTTAAGGCTCACTGTCTTATTTTGCCCTGCCCGTCACGCAAGCAAGCTCTTTCTGAATTGACGGGCTAACGCGAAGATGGTTTCAGCCGATATGGAATCATCTGCAAAAAAGCAACCCCTGATCGACAAGTTGCTCATTCTCGGCGGCGCGGTGACGTTTATTGGCCTGACCGTGACTTTCTCACCGATGTTGTG
The sequence above is a segment of the Turneriella parva DSM 21527 genome. Coding sequences within it:
- the sthA gene encoding Si-specific NAD(P)(+) transhydrogenase, whose product is MTRYDVVVIGSGPAGEGAAMQCAKDGKHTAIVELNETLGGECLHRGTIPSKALRHSIQRYIESMSNPLVKSHVNFASRELDFPQMLAAARKIIEREAQHNLSYYERNRVDVYGGRARIVTPNEIQIEMGQRGTETIQADAIIVATGSRPYHPPDIKFDDHVLDSDTVLELAYTPRSITIYGAGVIGCEYASIFKGLGIKVTLVNHRAKLLEFLDDEIIDALSYHLREQGIVIKHGEEYEKVERDGNEVQLHLKSGKIIKSEALLWANGRSGNSAGLFGFESGIEIDHRGQIKKNENFQTALPHIYAVGDVSGPPALASAAFNQGRFVALHITRGTSFANLVQRIPTGIYTAPEISSLGKTERELTAEKVPYEVGQAHFRNIARAQITGQTAGLLKILFHRETLEILGIHCFGDQAAEIIHIGQAIMSQPAPNNRVTWFVETTFNYPTMAEAYRVAALNGINRL
- a CDS encoding transporter associated domain-containing protein gives rise to the protein MARRRKFTNTLRKVFGRKKSLREKLIQFFKANKISARNEQMQMILEIMELHETRAADVKTAEVNLTSVAIGASLKEIETVFRKTGHSRIPVFENREGLRHYHGVLFVKDLIALTPAQRKKFDLASHLRKPLVVPESQSVLSLMREMRLNRHHLALTVNEHGDVTGMITLEDILEEIVGEIQDEYDSVSKQVMQIEPKVYRVDARMSLSDLNDELALNLPEEKFHSVAGFVLHSLTGELKEKASFTYGNARFTLLKFKHRQVKSVVIDLSGRATA
- the ybeY gene encoding rRNA maturation RNase YbeY; its protein translation is MIGLELAAGARPPRLNAEITKFEAGLVAVEKALRSVKPKAGSAPARGQKKNMLVQLVSDPAIARLNQAYRGKTGPTDVLSFCYAEKGVKTFEHEPYGEVYISYATAARQAREMRHSLADELTVLLVHGVLHVMGYDHERSERARREMQKLESAALNRLLPQKAEGLITR
- a CDS encoding STAS domain-containing protein, whose amino-acid sequence is MSLKNLLQLRTETEKVGSRPVNFMTFSGKITSDNIFDLNSKVKAIFENGVYDCILDISALEYINSTGIALLLTIARTVEQNRGKMYLTKPTAFVQELFDMTDLSGRFSIVGSLDDARSQFKS